A DNA window from Pyrus communis chromosome 3, drPyrComm1.1, whole genome shotgun sequence contains the following coding sequences:
- the LOC137727360 gene encoding uncharacterized protein codes for MGNIVAVGKFIMHGVSKLVGMISQTVEIEPGTVMNFWIPRKITANQKSNPAVVFIHGFAGDGITTWQFQVLSLAKDYAVYVPDLLFFGGSTTDKPDRSPEFQAECVAKGLRMLGVERCTLVGFSYGGMVGFKMAELYPDLVESMVVTCSVMALTRSITNASLERLGFKCWSDYLLPDSVKGVRNIFEIATYKFPHLPDWIYKHYLEVMFEHRKESEELLAALVVDDKDFAAAHYPQRVHLLWGENDKIFDMETAKILKNQLGDNATLKSIEKTGHLVHMEGPFVYNRELKKFLSSQLKENVHEL; via the exons atgGGGAACATTGTTGCAGTCGGCAAGTTTATTATGCATGGGGTTAGTAAGCTAGTAGGGATGATATCCCAAACTGTGGAAATCGAGCCAGGAACTGTCATGAACTTCTGGATCCCCAGAAAAATTACAGCAAACCAAAAATCCAACCCAGCCGTGGTATTCATCCATGGGTTTGCAGGGGATGGCATCACAACATGGCAATTTCAAGTGCTATCTCTTGCCAAAGACTACGCGGTTTATGTTCCTGACCTTCTCTTCTTTGGCGGCTCCACAACGGATAAACCAGATAGGTCACCTGAGTTTCAAGCGGAGTGTGTGGCAAAGGGTTTGAGGATGCTTGGGGTGGAGAGGTGCACCTTGGTGGGGTTCAGCTATGGAGGCATGGTTGGGTTTAAGATGGCTGAGTTGTACCCTGATTTGGTTGAGTCTATGGTGGTAACTTGCTCCGTTATGGCTTTGACCAGGTCAATCACCAATGCATCTCTTGAGAGACTGGGGTTCAAATGCTGGTCAGATTACTTGCTTCCCGACTCGGTTAAAGGTGTGAGAAACATATTTGAAATTGCTACCTATAAATTTCCGCATCTCCCTGATTGGATTTACAAACACTATTTGGAG GTTATGTTTGAACATAGAAAAGAGAGCGAGGAACTTTTAGCGGCATTGGTTGTGGATGACAAGGACTTTGCAGCTGCTCATTACCCACAG CGGGTGCATCTGTTGTGGGGAGAGAATGACAAGATTTTCGACATGGAAACTGCCAAAATCCTCAAGAA CCAACTAGGAGACAACGCAACTCTAAAGTCAATAGAGAAGACCGGCCATCTTGTTCACATGGAAGGACCATTTGTTTACAACAGGGAACTCAAGAAATTTCTCTCTTCTCAGTTAAAAGAAAATGTGCACGAACTGTAA